The following coding sequences lie in one Bos indicus isolate NIAB-ARS_2022 breed Sahiwal x Tharparkar chromosome 12, NIAB-ARS_B.indTharparkar_mat_pri_1.0, whole genome shotgun sequence genomic window:
- the MEDAG gene encoding mesenteric estrogen-dependent adipogenesis protein — MAGLESAPAARPSLTSISSGELRSLWTCDCELALLPLGQLLRLQPGAFQLRADQLVVPAPAEPASARGGFNVFGDGFVRLDGQLYRLSSYMRRYVELTNYCDYKDYRETILSKPMLFFVHVQTKKDSLKERTYAFLVNTRHPKIRRQIEQGMDMVISSVIGESYRLQFDFQEVVKNFFPPGNKVVNGEDLSFAYEFKADALFDFFYWFGLSNSTVKVNGKVLNLSSTSPEKKETIKLFLEKMSEPLIRRSSFSDRKFSVTSRGSIDEVFNCNLSPRSSLMEPLVAELPFPCVLESEETPNPFI, encoded by the exons ATGGCGGGGCTGGAGAGCGCCCCCGCGGCCAGGCCGAGCCTGACATCCATCTCGTCGGGGGAGCTGCGCAGCCTGTGGACGTGCGACTGCGAGCTGGCCCTGCTGCCCCTGGGCCAGCTGCTGCGGCTGCAGCCCGGCGCTTTCCAGCTGCGCGCCGACCAGCTCGTGGTGCCCGCGCCCGCGGAGCCCGCCTCCGCGCGCGGGGGCTTCAACGTCTTCGGAGACGGTTTCGTGCGCCTCGACGGGCAGCTCTACCGCCTGAGCAGCTACATGAGGAG ATATGTGGAACTGACCAACTACTGCGATTATAAAGACTACAGGGAAACTATATTGAGCAAACCAATGCTCTTCTTTGTTCATGTACAGACCAAAAAAGACTCCTTGAAAG AAAGGACATACGCGTTTCTTGTGAACACAAGGCACCCCAAGATAAGAAGACAGATAGAGCAGGGGATGGACATGGTCATTTCCTCAGTGATTGGAGAAAGCTACCGGCTCCAG tttgATTTTCAAGAAGTAGTAAAGAATTTTTTCCCTCCAGGAAACAAGGTTGTTAACGGAGAAGATTTGAGCTTTGCGTATGAATTCAAAGCCGATGCATTGTTTGATTTCTTCTATTGGTTTGGGCTCAGCAATTCCACTGTAAAAGTGAATGGAAAAGTTCTAAATTTGTCAAGTACAAGTCCAGAAAAGAAGGAGACCATTAAATTATTCCTGGAAAAAATGAGTGAACCTTTAATCCGAAGGAGCAGTTTTTCTGATCGAAAATTCAGCGTAACTTCTAGAG gtTCAATAGATGAAGTTTTTAATTGCAATCTGTCACCCAGATCATCTCTGATGGAGCCTCTTGTGGCAGAATTGCCATTTCCATGCGTTCTGGAATCTGAGGAGACACCAAACCCATTTATCTGA